One window of Desulfuromonadales bacterium genomic DNA carries:
- a CDS encoding ABC transporter permease codes for MAGRIFSLHRFAAVIGKEFVQMRRDRLTFAMMIGIPIAQMILFGFAINSDPKNLPTAVQLADHGPYARTVVAAMQNSAYFRVVRTAASEAEADRLLATGKVQFVLSVPEDFSRRLLRGEGPTLLLTADATDPAATSNAVGAFRQLAEAALERDLQGGAEHLLRAGPPVEVIVHPRYNPEGVTRYNIVPGLIGVVLTMTLVIITGLAVTRERERGTMENLLSTPVKPAEVMMGKIVPYILVGYVQLGIILGAARFLFEVPMTGSIPLLLALSLVFIAANLGVGLTFSTLARNQLQAMQMSFFFFLPSMLLSGFMFPFRGMPEWAQMLGEVLPLTHFLRIVRGILLKGNGLAQILPELWPIALFLAVVLTIGLKRYRRTLD; via the coding sequence ATGGCCGGCCGCATCTTCTCCCTGCACCGTTTCGCCGCTGTCATCGGCAAGGAGTTCGTGCAGATGCGCCGCGACCGGCTGACGTTCGCCATGATGATCGGCATCCCGATCGCCCAGATGATCCTTTTCGGCTTCGCCATCAACTCCGACCCGAAAAATCTCCCCACCGCCGTCCAGCTCGCCGACCATGGCCCCTACGCCCGCACTGTGGTGGCCGCCATGCAAAACAGCGCCTACTTCAGGGTGGTGCGCACTGCGGCAAGCGAGGCCGAGGCGGACCGCCTGCTGGCAACCGGCAAAGTACAGTTCGTCCTCTCCGTCCCCGAGGACTTCTCCCGCCGCCTGCTGCGCGGCGAGGGGCCGACGCTGCTGCTTACCGCCGACGCCACCGATCCGGCAGCGACCAGCAACGCCGTCGGCGCCTTCCGGCAGCTGGCCGAGGCAGCCCTGGAGCGTGACCTGCAGGGAGGGGCGGAGCACCTGCTGCGCGCCGGGCCGCCCGTGGAGGTAATCGTTCACCCTCGCTACAACCCCGAAGGGGTCACCCGCTACAACATCGTCCCGGGGCTGATCGGCGTGGTGCTGACCATGACCCTGGTGATCATCACCGGCCTCGCCGTCACCCGCGAGCGGGAGCGCGGCACCATGGAGAACCTCCTCTCCACGCCGGTCAAACCGGCGGAGGTGATGATGGGGAAGATTGTCCCTTACATCCTGGTCGGCTACGTCCAACTCGGCATCATCCTCGGCGCCGCCCGCTTCCTCTTCGAGGTGCCGATGACCGGCAGCATCCCGCTGCTGTTGGCGCTGTCGCTGGTCTTTATCGCCGCCAACCTCGGGGTGGGACTCACCTTTTCGACCCTGGCCCGCAACCAGCTGCAGGCGATGCAGATGTCGTTCTTTTTCTTTCTCCCCTCGATGCTCCTCTCCGGCTTCATGTTCCCCTTCCGCGGCATGCCGGAATGGGCACAGATGCTCGGCGAGGTGCTGCCACTCACCCACTTCCTGCGCATTGTCCGCGGCATCCTGCTCAAGGGGAACGGCCTGGCGCAGATCCTGCCGGAGCTGTGGCCGATCGCCCTTTTTCTCGCCGTGGTGCTCACCATCGGCCTCAAGCGCTACCGGCGGACACTGGATTGA
- a CDS encoding NAD(P)-dependent alcohol dehydrogenase yields MKAVIIDRYGGNEVVEVREAPLPTPGPEDVLIRVRAASVNPVDWKIRSGMLKVLTGRSFPKILGCECAGEVAETGAGVKRFQKGDQVIGYPGIKRLAAFAEYVCVQERYTFPQPENITCEQAATLPIAGLTALQALRHLGPIPAGHEVLINGAAGGVGTFAVQIARIAGTRVTAVCSAANADLVRNLGAEQVIDYSREDFTQGTHCYDFIFDAVSKRSFAECKRVLAPHGLYVTTLPTPSVLLNQYLTGLLRRKRALAIMVRPNAEDMAWLTGQITAGRLRVVLDRVYPLEEAREALAYSETGRARGKVVLRVGRG; encoded by the coding sequence ATGAAAGCGGTGATTATCGACAGGTACGGCGGCAATGAGGTGGTCGAGGTCAGGGAGGCACCGCTGCCGACGCCGGGACCGGAGGATGTGCTGATCAGGGTCCGCGCGGCATCGGTCAACCCGGTGGACTGGAAGATCCGCAGCGGCATGTTGAAGGTCTTGACCGGCCGGTCTTTCCCGAAGATCCTCGGCTGCGAATGCGCGGGGGAGGTGGCCGAAACCGGTGCCGGCGTGAAGCGTTTCCAAAAGGGGGACCAAGTCATCGGCTATCCGGGGATTAAACGCCTGGCCGCATTTGCGGAGTACGTCTGCGTCCAGGAACGGTACACCTTTCCCCAGCCGGAAAACATCACTTGCGAGCAGGCTGCCACCCTCCCCATTGCCGGGCTCACCGCCCTGCAGGCGCTCCGTCACCTGGGCCCCATTCCTGCCGGGCACGAGGTTCTGATCAACGGGGCCGCGGGGGGCGTCGGCACCTTTGCCGTCCAGATCGCCAGAATCGCCGGTACCAGGGTCACTGCCGTCTGCAGCGCCGCCAACGCCGATCTGGTGCGGAACCTCGGCGCCGAGCAGGTAATCGATTACAGCCGGGAGGATTTCACGCAGGGCACCCATTGCTACGACTTCATCTTCGATGCCGTTTCGAAACGGTCCTTTGCCGAGTGCAAGCGCGTTCTCGCTCCGCATGGGCTCTATGTCACCACTCTCCCCACCCCTTCGGTTCTCCTCAACCAGTACCTGACCGGCCTTCTGCGCCGCAAGAGAGCCCTGGCCATCATGGTCAGACCCAACGCCGAGGACATGGCGTGGCTGACGGGCCAGATCACGGCCGGCCGGCTCAGGGTCGTCCTTGACCGGGTCTATCCCCTGGAGGAGGCCAGAGAGGCCCTCGCCTACAGCGAGACGGGAAGGGCGAGAGGAAAAGTCGTGCTGCGGGTCGGTCGGGGATGA